In Pirellulales bacterium, a single genomic region encodes these proteins:
- a CDS encoding P-II family nitrogen regulator: protein MKKIEAIIRHFKLEDVKNALSEQGIQGMTITEVRGFGRQKGHTEMYRGTEYAVDFVPKVKLEVAVPNSGVQKAIDTIMRAAQTGQIGDGKIFVVSLDETVRIRTGETGEEAI, encoded by the coding sequence ATGAAAAAGATTGAGGCCATCATTCGGCACTTCAAGCTCGAAGACGTCAAGAACGCCTTGAGCGAGCAGGGGATTCAGGGTATGACCATCACCGAGGTGCGCGGCTTCGGCCGGCAGAAGGGCCACACCGAGATGTACCGCGGCACCGAGTACGCGGTCGATTTCGTGCCCAAGGTCAAGTTGGAGGTGGCCGTGCCGAATTCGGGCGTGCAGAAAGCCATCGACACGATCATGCGGGCCGCCCAGACCGGCCAAATCGGCGACGGCAAAATCTTCGTCGTCAGCTTGGACGAAACCGTCCGCATTCGCACCGGCGAAACCGGCGAAGAAGCCATTTAA
- a CDS encoding sigma-54 dependent transcriptional regulator: protein MHTGKTPVPSVLIIDDDRSVLHVLKQVFKEADLRLLTANTAAEGLEALAASHPDVVVLDIMLPDQSGLETIEQIYRHDPKVPVIFITAGGTSDTAIEAMKLGAYDYLLKPLDYVQLRALVLRALEIRHAMRVPVHMPEPAGEQTDAADAFIGRCPAMQEVYKAIGRVAPHDVTVLIRGGSGTGKELVARAIYTHSPRSSGRFLAINMAAVPDTLLESELFGHERGSFTGAESKRIGRFEQCSGGTLFLDEIGDLSPLVQSKLLRLLQEQRFERVGGSETIRTDVRILAATNRDLEKMVDDGDFRADLYYRLNGYTIKLPPLSERGNDIVLLLEHFLARFCQSLNKDVQGISPDALELLLRYPWPGNVRELQSVIRQSLLQATGEVLMADFLPDEVKHARKPIAEMGPRRNGSGLRQLEHFIDESLEQGAEGIYADSLAQLEKYLFTRVLNHTGGNQSQAAKMLGITRGSLRNKIRTLKITIDQVVSVDDDAEEDEPASHAASVG from the coding sequence ATGCACACTGGGAAGACGCCTGTTCCGTCCGTACTCATCATCGACGACGATCGGTCGGTGCTGCACGTCCTGAAGCAGGTTTTCAAGGAAGCCGATCTGCGGCTGCTGACGGCCAATACCGCGGCCGAGGGGCTGGAAGCGTTGGCCGCTTCGCACCCCGACGTGGTGGTTCTCGACATCATGCTCCCCGACCAGTCGGGGCTGGAAACGATCGAGCAGATTTACCGGCACGACCCCAAGGTGCCCGTGATCTTCATCACCGCCGGGGGAACGAGCGATACGGCCATCGAGGCCATGAAGCTGGGGGCTTACGACTACCTGCTCAAGCCGCTCGACTATGTGCAACTGCGGGCCCTGGTGCTACGGGCGTTGGAGATTCGGCACGCCATGCGTGTGCCCGTCCACATGCCCGAACCGGCCGGCGAACAGACCGACGCGGCTGACGCCTTCATTGGCCGCTGCCCCGCCATGCAAGAAGTCTATAAGGCCATCGGCCGCGTGGCGCCGCACGACGTGACGGTGTTGATTCGCGGCGGGAGCGGCACGGGCAAAGAGTTGGTGGCGCGGGCCATCTATACACACAGTCCGCGGTCGTCGGGCCGGTTCCTGGCCATCAACATGGCGGCCGTGCCCGACACTTTGCTGGAAAGCGAGCTGTTCGGCCACGAGCGGGGCTCGTTCACCGGCGCCGAGAGCAAGCGCATCGGCCGCTTCGAACAGTGTTCGGGCGGAACGCTGTTTTTGGACGAGATCGGCGACCTGAGTCCGCTGGTGCAGAGCAAGCTGCTGCGGCTGCTGCAAGAGCAGCGGTTCGAGCGGGTCGGCGGCAGCGAGACGATCCGGACCGACGTGCGGATTCTGGCGGCTACGAACCGCGACCTGGAGAAGATGGTCGACGACGGCGATTTTCGGGCCGATCTTTACTACCGGCTCAACGGCTACACGATCAAGCTGCCGCCTTTGAGTGAGCGCGGCAACGACATCGTGCTGTTGCTGGAACACTTTCTGGCCCGGTTCTGCCAGAGTTTGAACAAGGACGTGCAGGGCATTTCGCCCGATGCGCTGGAACTGCTGCTGAGATATCCTTGGCCCGGCAACGTGCGCGAGCTGCAGAGCGTCATCCGGCAATCGCTGTTGCAAGCCACGGGCGAAGTGTTGATGGCCGACTTCTTGCCCGACGAAGTCAAGCACGCCCGCAAGCCGATCGCGGAAATGGGCCCGCGGCGCAACGGCAGCGGACTGCGGCAGCTCGAACACTTTATCGACGAGTCGTTGGAGCAAGGGGCCGAAGGCATCTACGCCGATTCGCTGGCCCAGCTTGAGAAGTACCTGTTCACGCGCGTGCTCAACCACACCGGCGGCAACCAGTCGCAGGCGGCCAAGATGCTCGGCATCACACGGGGCAGCCTGCGCAACAAAATCCGCACGCTGAAGATTACCATCGACCAGGTGGTCAGCGTTGACGATGACGCGGAAGAAGACGAGCCGGCTTCGCACGCCGCCTCAGTCGGGTAG
- a CDS encoding response regulator, giving the protein MRILIVDDERELAEMLARRLALDGHEVHVCTDGWTAIQMASLVEPDAILTDLAMPGMDGWQLATRLREALQPKHPLLIAISAFQGDGDYVRSRTAGIDFHLGKPRYFEQLRQILDRYAASDHELELPAASGEPSDAVPLS; this is encoded by the coding sequence GTGCGTATCTTAATTGTCGACGACGAACGGGAACTGGCCGAAATGCTGGCTCGGCGGCTGGCGCTCGACGGGCACGAAGTTCACGTTTGCACCGATGGCTGGACGGCCATCCAGATGGCCAGCTTGGTCGAGCCCGATGCGATTCTGACTGACTTGGCGATGCCCGGCATGGACGGCTGGCAGTTGGCCACGCGGCTGCGCGAGGCACTGCAGCCGAAACATCCGCTACTCATAGCGATTTCGGCCTTTCAGGGCGACGGCGACTATGTTCGGTCGCGCACGGCGGGCATCGACTTTCATCTTGGCAAGCCCCGTTACTTCGAGCAACTCCGGCAGATACTCGACCGCTACGCCGCCAGCGACCACGAATTGGAGCTGCCAGCGGCCAGCGGCGAACCGAGCGACGCCGTGCCGCTGTCTTGA